From Eleftheria terrae, the proteins below share one genomic window:
- a CDS encoding ABC transporter permease — MLNYIIRRIGYGVLILLGVNLLTFTLFFTVNTPDDMARINIGGQRITQEQIQKWKIERGYDKPLYWNAEQPGTRQLTETVFWDRSVSLFSLDFGRADSESAGDIGQQVARRMAVSLQLAVPLFLLQVLASTAFSLLLVFFRHSRIDFWGVVLCVLMLSISSLFYIIFGQYLFSKVLRLVPISGYAGGLDAVRFLILPVLLSLLSRLGTEARLYRAMFLEEVGKDYVRTARAKGLSEQVVLMRHVLRNALIPIVTSAGSYLPYVFLGSLVFESFFGIPGLGAYVIEAIGSQDFAVVRTMVFLGSLLYIATFVLIDIAYTWVDPRVRLA; from the coding sequence CGGACGACATGGCCCGCATCAACATCGGCGGCCAGCGCATCACGCAGGAGCAGATCCAGAAGTGGAAGATCGAACGCGGCTACGACAAGCCGCTGTACTGGAACGCCGAGCAGCCCGGCACCCGGCAGCTGACCGAGACCGTGTTCTGGGACCGCTCGGTGTCGCTGTTCTCGCTCGACTTTGGCCGCGCCGACAGCGAGAGTGCCGGTGACATCGGGCAGCAGGTGGCGCGCCGCATGGCGGTGAGCCTCCAGCTGGCGGTGCCGTTGTTCCTGCTGCAGGTGCTGGCCAGCACCGCCTTCTCGCTGCTGCTGGTGTTCTTCAGGCACAGCCGCATCGATTTCTGGGGCGTGGTGCTGTGCGTGCTGATGCTGTCCATCTCCAGCCTGTTCTACATCATCTTCGGCCAGTACCTGTTCTCCAAGGTGCTGCGGCTGGTGCCCATCTCCGGCTATGCCGGCGGGCTGGATGCGGTGCGCTTCCTGATCCTGCCGGTGCTGCTGTCGCTGCTGTCGCGCCTGGGCACCGAGGCGCGGCTGTACCGGGCGATGTTCCTCGAAGAGGTGGGCAAGGACTATGTGCGCACCGCCCGCGCCAAGGGCCTGTCGGAGCAGGTGGTGCTGATGCGGCATGTGCTGCGCAATGCCCTGATTCCCATCGTCACCAGTGCCGGTTCCTACCTGCCCTATGTCTTCCTGGGCAGCCTGGTGTTCGAGAGCTTCTTCGGCATTCCCGGCCTGGGCGCCTATGTCATCGAGGCCATCGGCTCGCAGGACTTCGCCGTGGTGCGCACCATGGTCTTCCTGGGCTCGCTGCTGTACATCGCGACCTTCGTGCTGATCGACATCGCCTACACCTGGGTCGACCCCCGCGTGCGGCTGGCCTGA
- a CDS encoding ABC transporter ATP-binding protein, translating into MLNITDLTVELDAEQGLVRAVDGLRLSLSRGETFALVGESGCGKSMTALALMRLLPDNGRVAAGRLELGGEELFGLPESRMRAVRGGRIAMIFQEPSTSLNPVMRIGDQIIESIETHTSLRGAAARQKAIDWLKRVGLPEPERRIDEYPFRLSGGQKQRVMIAIALAGEPDFIVADEPTTALDVTIQAQILELLKQLQRERSLGLLLITHDLGVVSGMAHRVALMYAGQVVEVAPAAEFFAAPKHPYARLLLSALPDAAKRGQPLAAIRGTVPPLWMEFQGCRFEPRCHRAMPTCRTVQPPMEQPSAGHAVRCLLYSPGLASEAPGGLPAVAASQPLSAVPLAVPVAAAAAEADPARSGAPREPGAPLLQIEHLSVLFPIRRGLLQRVQGHMAAVQDLSLDIRQGETVALVGESGCGKTTTGKAVVQLLRGKAEIQGRALLHGQDLFTLDGAALRAARRQVQIIFQDPFASLNPRMRVFEILEEGLLSLRPEWDAAARRAQVEKLVNQVGLRPDALERYPHEFSGGQRQRLAIARALAVEPQLIVCDEPTSALDVSVQAQILNLLRELQQALGVSYLFITHNIGAVEYVAHRVAVMQAGRIVESGSADEVLDRPQHPYTRTLLAAVPRVQGQEPAVRKAVA; encoded by the coding sequence ATGTTGAACATTACCGACCTCACCGTCGAGCTGGACGCCGAGCAGGGCCTGGTGCGGGCCGTGGACGGCCTGCGGCTGAGCCTGTCGCGTGGCGAGACGTTTGCCCTGGTGGGCGAGTCCGGCTGCGGCAAGAGCATGACGGCCCTGGCCCTGATGCGGCTGCTGCCGGACAACGGCCGCGTGGCAGCAGGGCGCCTGGAGCTGGGCGGCGAAGAGCTGTTCGGCCTGCCGGAGTCGCGCATGCGCGCGGTGCGCGGTGGGCGCATCGCGATGATCTTCCAGGAGCCGTCGACCAGCCTGAACCCGGTCATGCGCATCGGCGACCAGATCATCGAGTCCATCGAGACGCACACTTCGCTGCGTGGCGCGGCGGCGCGCCAGAAGGCCATCGACTGGCTCAAGCGGGTCGGCCTGCCGGAGCCCGAGCGGCGCATTGACGAGTACCCCTTCCGCCTCAGCGGCGGTCAGAAACAGCGGGTGATGATCGCCATCGCCCTGGCCGGCGAGCCCGACTTCATCGTGGCCGACGAGCCCACCACGGCGCTGGACGTGACCATCCAGGCGCAAATCCTGGAACTGCTGAAGCAACTGCAGCGCGAGCGCTCGCTGGGCCTGCTGCTGATCACGCACGACCTGGGCGTGGTGTCGGGCATGGCGCACCGGGTGGCCCTGATGTATGCCGGCCAGGTGGTGGAGGTGGCACCGGCGGCGGAGTTCTTCGCGGCCCCCAAGCATCCCTATGCACGCCTGCTGCTGAGCGCCTTGCCGGATGCCGCCAAGCGGGGCCAGCCGTTGGCCGCTATTCGCGGCACGGTGCCGCCCTTGTGGATGGAGTTCCAGGGCTGTCGCTTCGAGCCCCGCTGCCATCGCGCCATGCCGACCTGCCGCACGGTGCAGCCGCCGATGGAGCAACCGTCGGCGGGGCATGCAGTGCGCTGCCTGCTGTACTCGCCCGGCCTGGCGAGCGAAGCGCCGGGCGGGCTGCCGGCCGTGGCGGCATCGCAGCCGCTGTCGGCGGTGCCTCTGGCGGTGCCCGTGGCGGCAGCCGCGGCTGAAGCTGACCCGGCCCGCAGCGGCGCACCGCGCGAGCCCGGCGCGCCGCTGCTGCAGATCGAGCACCTCAGCGTGCTCTTCCCGATCCGCCGAGGCCTGCTGCAGCGCGTGCAGGGCCACATGGCCGCGGTGCAGGACCTGTCGCTCGACATCCGCCAGGGCGAGACGGTGGCCTTGGTCGGCGAGTCCGGCTGCGGCAAGACCACCACCGGCAAGGCGGTGGTGCAGTTGCTGCGCGGCAAGGCCGAGATCCAGGGCCGCGCCTTGCTGCACGGCCAGGACCTGTTCACGCTCGATGGTGCCGCCTTGCGGGCGGCGCGCCGGCAGGTGCAGATCATCTTCCAGGATCCCTTCGCCTCGCTGAACCCGCGCATGCGGGTGTTCGAGATCCTCGAAGAAGGCCTGCTGTCGCTGCGCCCGGAGTGGGACGCGGCAGCGCGCCGGGCCCAGGTCGAGAAGCTGGTGAACCAGGTCGGCCTGCGGCCGGACGCGCTGGAGCGTTACCCGCACGAGTTTTCCGGCGGGCAACGACAGCGCCTGGCCATCGCACGGGCCCTGGCGGTGGAGCCACAGCTGATCGTCTGCGACGAGCCGACCTCGGCGCTGGACGTGTCGGTGCAGGCGCAGATCCTCAACCTGCTGCGCGAGCTGCAGCAGGCGCTTGGCGTGTCTTATCTCTTCATCACCCACAACATTGGCGCGGTGGAGTACGTCGCGCACCGGGTGGCGGTGATGCAGGCCGGGCGCATCGTCGAAAGCGGCAGTGCGGACGAGGTGCTGGATCGACCCCAGCATCCCTATACCCGCACGCTGCTGGCCGCTGTGCCACGGGTGCAAGGCCAGGAGCCGGCGGTGCGCAAGGCGGTGGCCTGA
- a CDS encoding ABC transporter permease, whose translation MGFKLVMLWTDLVLWLLMAGLGLYVWLARRSAPLRGKWKHVFRDAASTCSAVVLGTFLLVALADSLHFRRALPATTPQEQQAYDPRVESLLDVLMARQIAMREPSYSQPLAYAGFVMESIDNQGRPERGFPRLPHGGAHLKDPASEWGADVLQRGVGGAALGAVAALLVAAVGVAWGARRQRLPFATMAGLLWRDQTELPWRAAAITLLLIAVLAGACAGWSGYYHVFGTDRTGNDVLYQSVKSVRTAFVIGSLATVATLPFAIGLGVAAGYFKGWVDEVIQYLYTTLSSVPNVLLIAACVLMVQVFIDKNPQLFPTGAERSDIRILLLCVILGVTGWASLARLLRAETLKLRELDFVQAATAFGVGPLRIMARHILPNVMHLVLITTVLEFSSLILYEAVLSYVGVGVEPSMNSFGGMINLARDELSREPAVWWSVSAAFSFMVTLVLAANLFADGVREAFDPRGRAFRARLGTRNRAVV comes from the coding sequence ATGGGTTTCAAACTCGTCATGCTGTGGACCGACCTGGTCCTGTGGCTGCTGATGGCCGGCCTCGGCCTCTATGTCTGGCTGGCGCGCCGCAGCGCGCCGCTGCGGGGCAAGTGGAAGCATGTCTTCCGCGACGCTGCGTCGACGTGCTCCGCCGTGGTGCTGGGCACGTTCCTGCTGGTGGCGCTGGCCGACAGCCTGCATTTCCGGCGTGCCCTGCCGGCCACCACGCCGCAGGAGCAGCAGGCCTATGACCCGCGCGTGGAGTCGCTGCTCGATGTGCTGATGGCGCGGCAGATCGCGATGCGCGAGCCGTCGTATTCCCAACCGCTGGCGTATGCCGGCTTTGTGATGGAGTCCATCGACAACCAGGGCCGGCCGGAGCGCGGCTTCCCGCGCCTGCCACACGGCGGCGCCCACCTGAAGGACCCCGCCAGCGAATGGGGCGCCGATGTGCTACAGCGCGGCGTCGGCGGCGCGGCGCTGGGGGCCGTGGCGGCCCTGCTGGTGGCGGCAGTGGGGGTGGCCTGGGGCGCACGCCGGCAGCGCCTGCCGTTCGCCACGATGGCTGGCCTGCTGTGGCGCGACCAGACCGAGCTGCCCTGGCGCGCCGCCGCCATCACGCTGCTGCTGATCGCCGTGCTGGCCGGCGCCTGTGCCGGCTGGAGTGGCTACTACCACGTGTTCGGCACCGACCGCACCGGCAACGACGTGCTGTACCAGTCGGTCAAGAGCGTGCGCACCGCCTTCGTGATCGGCTCGCTGGCGACGGTGGCGACCTTGCCCTTCGCGATCGGGCTGGGTGTGGCGGCCGGCTACTTCAAGGGCTGGGTGGACGAGGTTATCCAGTACCTCTACACCACCTTGTCCTCGGTGCCCAATGTGCTGCTGATCGCGGCCTGCGTGCTGATGGTGCAGGTCTTCATCGACAAGAACCCGCAACTCTTTCCGACCGGCGCCGAACGTTCGGACATCCGCATCCTGCTGTTGTGCGTGATCCTGGGCGTCACCGGCTGGGCCTCGCTGGCGCGGCTGCTGCGGGCCGAGACGCTGAAGCTGCGCGAGCTGGACTTCGTGCAGGCGGCCACGGCCTTCGGCGTCGGGCCGCTGCGCATCATGGCGCGCCACATCCTGCCGAACGTGATGCACCTGGTGCTGATCACCACCGTGCTGGAGTTTTCCTCGCTGATCCTCTACGAGGCAGTGCTGTCGTATGTGGGCGTGGGCGTGGAGCCGTCGATGAACAGCTTCGGCGGCATGATCAACCTGGCCCGCGACGAGCTGTCGCGCGAGCCGGCGGTGTGGTGGTCGGTCAGCGCGGCCTTCAGCTTCATGGTGACGCTGGTGCTGGCGGCCAACCTGTTTGCCGATGGCGTGCGCGAAGCCTTCGATCCGCGCGGCCGCGCCTTCCGAGCCCGGCTGGGCACCCGCAACCGGGCTGTCGTCTAG